Proteins from one Malaya genurostris strain Urasoe2022 chromosome 2, Malgen_1.1, whole genome shotgun sequence genomic window:
- the LOC131428885 gene encoding uncharacterized protein LOC131428885 — protein sequence MDDFLSGAESIEDAKRLRFGVQTLMAEAGLQLRKWNSNISEALEIAPEGPTILHFEKEQKVETLGVAWETGPDQFCFDVRDIKHGEQWTKRKIFSAIAQLYDPLGLVSPVIAWAKIHMQQLWLSSVGWDDPVTVTVNARWEEFYVQLPELRSFKIPRCLFLAKPTDTQFHVFCDASELAYGACIYARSTNKDGEIKVTLISSKSRVAPLKRLSLPRLELCAALLGAKLYARVSAALRMEGTSCWF from the coding sequence ATGGACGATTTTCTATCGGGAGCGGAATCTATTGAAGATGCTAAGCGATTGCGATTCGGTGTACAAACACTTATGGCGGAAGCAGGACTACAGCTTCGAAAATGGAATTCAAATATCTCAGAAGCTTTGGAAATTGCCCCGGAAGGACCCACCAttctacattttgaaaaggaacAGAAGGTGGAAACACTAGGAGTTGCCTGGGAGACTGGACCAGATCAGTTTTGCTTCGACGTTCGCGATATCAAACATGGCGAGCAATGGACAAAGCGAAAGATATTTTCGGCGATAGCTCAGTTATACGATCCTCTTGGACTTGTGTCACCTGTCATAGCTTGGGCTAAGATTCACATGCAGCAGCTTTGGTTATCCTCCGTTGGTTGGGATGACCCAGTTACCGTTACTGTAAACGCTAGATGGGAAGAGTTCTACGTTCAGTTACCTGAGTTGAGATCGTTTAAGATACCAAGATGTTTGTTCCTAGCCAAACCAACGGATACTCAGTTTCACGTTTTCTGCGATGCCTCGGAACTGGCATACGGAGCTTGTATTTATGCGCGTTCGACCAACAAGGATGGCGAAATCAAGGTTACGCTCATATCATCAAAATCTCGTGTAGCTCCACTCAAACGGCTTTCTCTACCTCGCTTGGAGTTGTGTGCTGCTCTTTTGGGGGCCAAACTATACGCCCGGGTCTCAGCAGCATTACGGATGGAAGGAACTTCTTGCTGGTTTTGA